The DNA segment CGGCGTGGCCCGGATCACCTTCCCCGAACCGCTTGCAGCCGGACGGCATGACCTGACCATCGCCTATTCCGCGGATTACGACCGCCGGCTTCGCGGAATCTACAAGACCACGGAAGATGGCAGAAGCTACCTGTTCTCCCAGTTCCAGGCGATCTCAGCCCGCCTTGCCTGGCCGGGCTTCGACGAGCCCCGCTTCAAGACGCCCTTCGACATCATCCTCACCGTGAAGGAGGGGCACGAGGCGGTCACCACCACGCCGCTGGCCGCGGAGGAGACGTTGCCGGACGGGCAGCGTCGGCTGACGTTCCAGCGGACCAAGCCCCTGCCCACCTACCTGCTCGCCTTCGCCGTCGGGCCGCTGGACATCGTGGAATGGGAGGCGCTGCCGGCCAACGAGGTGCGCGACCATCCCGTGCCGCTGCGCGGCGTCACCGTCCGCGGCAAGGGAGACCGGATCAGGACGGCGCTGGCCGATACGGCCGGAATGTTCGCCGAGATCGAGCGGTACTTCGGCATTCCCTATCCCTACGAGAAGCTGGACCTGATCGCAGCGCCGGATTTCGGGGCGGGAGCGATGGAGAATGTCGGCGCGATCATCTATCGGGAGCAGCGCATCCTGGTGGATGAGAGCACGCCGTTGCAGGACCGTCGCAGCTACGCCATCACCCACGCCCACGAGCTGGCGCACATGTGGTTCGGCAATCTGGTCACGCCGGCTTGGTGGGACGACATCTGGCTGAACGAGAGCTTCGCCACATGGATGAGCATCAAGGCCGTCAGCGCCTGGCGGCCAACAGAGGAGTTCGGGCGGGAAACCCAGCGGCTGGCGATCGAAGCCATGAGCGTCGACAGCCTGGAGAACACCCGTCAGATCCGCCAGCCGGTCGCGGGCGTACATGAAATCTCCAACGCCTTCGACTGGATCACCTATCGCAAGGGCGGCGGCGTGCTGAGCATGATGGAGGCCTATGTCGGAGAGGAGATGTTCCGCAAGGCCATCCGCTACCACCTCACCCGCCATGCCCACGGAGTCGCCACCTCCGACGATTTCTTCCAGTCCATTGCGGACACCGTGGGGGATTCCCGTATCGTCGCGGCGCTCCGCTCCATGGTGGACCAGCCCGGCCTGCCGCTGATCTACATGGATGTGGCCTGCACCAGCCCTGAAAAGGCCGAGGTCACGTTGCGGCAGGAGCGGTATCGGCCGGTCGGCTCCGGCATCCGGCAGGGGCAGAGCTGGTCCCTGCCCGTCTGCCTGCGTCCCGGCCCGTCCGATGCCGACGTGACCTGCGTGCTGATGGACAAGCCGCAGATGAAGGTGGATCTGCCTGTCGATACCTGCCCGACAGCCCTTGTCCCGAATGTGAACGGCGCGGGCTACTACCGGGCCGATCTGGCCGGTCGCAGCCAGGAGGAACTGCTGAAGCTTCTGCCGGCACTTCCCCCGGCGGAACAGATCGCAGCGCTGGACAGCCTGTGGGGAGGCCTGAACGCCGGGCGCGCGGAAATGCCGGATTTCCTGGCCGCCGTCCGCGCCCTTGCCTCCTCCGGAGACTGGGACGTGGCGACCGCGGCGCTGCCGGCTCTGGACATTATCCTCGACACGGTCATCGACCCGGCTGACCGCCCCTTCCTGGAGGAGCAACTGGCCGGCCTGTACCGCCCGGCGCTGGACCGGATCGGCCTGCTGCCCGGCGGGGCGGCGGACCGGGAAAGGCCGCAGAACACGGCGCTCCTGCGCGGCCGCCTCGTCTCCTTTCTCGCATTCGAGGCGCGTGATCCGTCCGTCCGGGCGGAGCTGCTGAAGCTCGCCAGGATTTATACCGGCTTCGGGGGGACTGAAGCCGATCCGTCCGCCGTTCCGCCCGATCTCGCCGGTTCGGCGCTGGGAGTTGCCGCGCAGGAGCTTGGGAAGCCCTTTGCCGAACACCTGAAGGGCATCCTTGCCACTTCCACGGATGCGATTCTTCGTGAACAGGCGCTGGATGCTCTCAACGGGATCACCGACCCGGAATTGTCCGCCGAGGTCCGCCAGCTCGTCTTCTGGGAAAAGCTCCGCACCAACGAGGTTCGGCGGCTGCTGGAGCGCCACGGAGGGGAACCCGCAAACCGTGATCCGATGTGGGACTGGGTGAAGGCGAACCTTCCGGCGCTTCAGGAGAGACTGGGCCAACCCGGCCTGCGTACGATCGTCCAGGCCGTGGACGACGGCTGCACCGCCGAACGACGTGACGAGGTGGAAGCGCTGTTCGCGCCAGTCGTGGCGGATATTCCCGGCGGCCCGCGCGCACTGGCCCAGGCGCTGGAGCGGATCAGCCTCTGCGCCGCGCTGGTGAAGGCCCAGCGCCCCGCCATCGGCGCTCTGCCGAAGATCAATTGAGAGGAGCGGCAGATGAATGGAATGACGCCGGGTTCACCCATCGCGCGGCGGTCAGTGCTGAAGCGCGGTGCGGCGCTGACGGTGCTGGCCGCCCTTCCCGCCCTGCCGGCCGCCGCCCTTGCGCAAACCGGGGACCCGGAAAGCTGGCTGGATGCATTCTTCGAGGAGGCTTACCGCGACGCCCTCTCCCGGTCCCCGGAATGGGAGACGATGCTGGGGCTGAACGGCGCCGCGAACGACCGCTGGAATGAGGTGAGCGAGGCTTTCGATGCCGAAAGCCACAAGCTGGAGGTGGAGCGGCTGGCCAGGATGCGGGCGGAGGTCGATCCGGCTGGCCTGTCCGACCGGGCCCGCATGAACTACCGCCTGTGGGAGTACAGGGCGGAGGAGAATATCGCCGCCTACCGCTGGCGCAATCACGACTATGTGCTTGAGCATTTCAACGGCCGGCACAGCGGGATGCCGTCGCTGCTGATCAACAGCCAGCCGGTGCGTGATCCCGGCCATTTCGCTGCCTGGGAAGCGCGGGTCGGCCGGATCGGCAGCGCCGTGGATCAACTGATCGCGGCGGCCGAGCGGCAGGCCTGCGCGGGCGTGATCCCACCCCGCTTCTCTTTGGAGAAATCCCGCGACGCCGTGCTTGGCACGTTGCGGGGTCGTCCCTTCCAGAAGGACGCGACGGAGGACAGCGCGCTCCTGGCCGACATCAAGGCGAAGATCGAGGGAATGGATGTTCCCGCCGGTGAGAAGGCCGAACTGTCGGCACGTGCGGAAGCGTCGCTCGAGCGGTCGTTCGGTCCGGCCTACCGGCGGCTGGCCGATCATATCGGCACGCTCCATGCGCGGGCGACGGACGATGACGGTGTCTGGAAGCTGCCCGACGGGGCGGAGTTCTATCGCTTCTGCCTGAAGCGGCATACGACGCTGGAACTGGACCCGGACGAAGTCCATGCCCGCGGGCTGGCCGAGGTCGCGCGTATCCATGGGGAGATGCAGGCCATCATGCGGCAGGTCGGCTGGAGCGGCGACCTCCAGTCCTTCTTCCGCCATCTGCGGGAGGACCCGCGCTTCTACTACCCCGACACGCCGGAAGGGCATGCGGCCTATCTCGCCGAGGCGGAGCGCATCCTGGCAGAGGTGCAGGCGTCCTTGGACGGGCAGTTCGGCATAAAGCCGAAGGCCCCGGTGATCGTCCGTCGGTTCGAGCCGTTCCGCGAGGCATCGGAGGCCATCGCCCGTTACAGCCCCCCGGCCGCCGACGGGTCGCGTCCGGGCACCTACTATGTCAATTTCTCCAACATGCGCGAGATGGCCCGCTTCCAGATGGAGTCGCTGGCCTTCCATGAGGCCGTGCCCGGCCACCATCTGCAGATCGCTATCGCGCAGGAGATGACCGATCTCCCTACCTTCCGGCGCTTCGACTGGCACAACGCCTATGTGGAAGGCTGGGCGCTCTACAGCGAGCGGCTGCCAAAGGAGATGGGGTTCTATAAGGACCCCTACGCCGATTTCGGTCGGCTGACCTTCGAACTCTGGCGGGCCATCCGGCTGGTGGTGGATACCGGCATCCATGCCAAGCGCTGGACCCGGCAGGAGGCCATCGACTACTTCGCCGGAAACTCGGCCGTCCCGCGGGAATCGGCTGAGCGCGAGATCGACCGCTACATCGTCTGGCCGGGCCAGGCCTGCGGCTACTATCTCGGCCTTCTGAAAATCCTGGAACTACGCGGGAAGGCTGAGACGGCGCTTGCCGACCGCTTCGACATCCGCGGATTCCATGACGCTATCCTCCGCAACGGCTCCGTCCCGCTGCCCATCCTTGAGGATGTGGTGGCGGACTGGGTGGCGAGCCGCCGCGCCTGACCGACTCTTTACAGACTCAGACCAGAAAACCAGGGAACATCCGATGCGACTTCATGCCCGCCTCCGCAGCGCTGCACTCGCCGGCGCGGCCGCACTTTCCCTTCTCTCCGCCGGTGGTTCCGCCTGGGCGCAGATGGCCCCGCCCCAGCCGCTGGAGATCGGCGCTGCGGCCAAGCCCTCCTCCAAGGGCGATGTCCAGGCGCTGAACGCCTTCTTCGAGCAGGCTTTCCAGGAAGGGCTTGCCCTGTCGCCGGAGTTCCAGACCCAACTCGGCCAGAAGACCAATTACGGCCTCTGGGACAACAATTCGGACGAGATGGCGGAAGCTCAGGTCGCACGCACGCAGGCCATGCTGCGGCACCTCCGCGAAGGCTGGGACCCGGCCCAGCTCCCGGAGTCCGCGCGCCTCAACTACCGCATCTTCGAGGAGCAGGCCGAGCGGCAGATCGAGGCCCACGAGTGGCGGCGACACGGCTACGCGCTGAACCATCTCTATGGCCGCCACACCGGCATTCCCTCCCTCCTTATCAACCAGCACCGGGTGGACAGCGCGGAGGATGCGGAGGCCTATATCTCCCGCCTCGGCAAAGTGCCCTATGTGCTCGGCCAGACGATCGCGAACGCGAAGGCCAGCGAGGCCATGGGCGTCATCGCCCCGAAATTCTCGCTTGAGAAGATGCTGCCCGACGTTCGCTCCGTCATCTCCGGCGCGCCGTTCGAGGAGGGCAAGCCCGACAGCGCCATCTTCGCCGATTTCAAGACGAAGGTCGGCGCGCTGAAGATCGATCAGGCGGCCAAGGACGACCTGGTCGGGCGTGCCCGCGAGGCGCTGCTGACCAAGGTGGCTCCGGCCTATAAGGAGCTGGCCTCCGTGGTGGAATCGCAGATCGGCAAGGCAACGGACGAGGACGGCGTCTGGAAGCTTCCGGACGGCCGCGACTACTACCGCTTCGAGCTGAAGCAGTCGACGACCACCGACATCGATCCCGACGAGGTCCACCGCATCGGCCTTCAGGAAGTCGAGTCCATCCAGAAGGAGATGCTCTCCATCAAGGACAAGGTCGGCTTCAAGGGCGACCTGCAGGCCTTCTTCGAGCATCTCCGCTCCGACCCGCAGTTCATCTACCCCAATACCGACGAGGGCAAGGAAGCCTTCATCCGGCAGGCGGAGACCTATATCGATGCCTTCCGGCCCAAGCTGGACGGGCTGTTCATCACCAAACCGAAGGCCGACCTGATCGTGAAGCGGGTCGAGGCGTTCCGGGAGAAGTCGGCGCCGCCCGCCTTCTACAACCGTCCCGCCCTCGACGGCTCACGCCCCGGCATCTTCTACGCCAACCTGTACGACACGAAGGAGCTGCCGAAGTGGAGCCTGGAGGCCATCGTCTATCATGAGGCGATTCCCGGTCACCACATGCAGATCGCCATCGCGCAGGAGCTTCAGGACATCCCGACCTTCCGCAAGTTCGCTTTCTTCGGCGCCTATACGGAGGGCTGGGGCCTCTATGCCGAGCAGTTGCCGAAGGAGCTGGGTTTCTACAAGGACCCCTACAGCGATTTCGGCCGGCTGAACACGCAGATATGGCGCGCTGTGCGGCTGGTGGTGGACAGCGGCATCCACGCGAAGAAATGGACCCGACAGCAGGCCATCGACTATTTCGTCGCCAACACCCCGCTCTCCCGCGAGGTCGCGACGCGCGAGGTGGACCGCTACATCGTCAATCCGGGACAGGCCACCAGCTACTATATCGGCCTGCTGAAAATCCTGGAGCTGCGGGACAAGGCGAAGAAGGAGCTGGGCGAAAGCTTCGACCTGCGTGCCTTCCATGACGCCCTCATCACCTCCGGCGCTGTTTCCTTGCCGGCGCTGGAGACGCTGGTGGACAGTTGGATCGCCGAGACGAAGCGGAGCTGAGCGCCGCGGGGACAGTCGCGATTATGGTGTGCGCCCCTGCTCTTTCGGGCAGGGGCGTACCGCAGGGCCGGCGCAGGCGTTGACCGAGAGGTGGTTGCGTACAGGTATCGTCCGAGGGGCTGCAAGAACCGGCCGCGCGGAGGCCGGGCCGCGGCCCCTTTGGATCTGCGACCATCCGAAAGGCGGAATCCGACATGCACCTCCCCCGCATCTTCGCCAGCGCCCTCTCCGTCGCCCTGCCTGCAGCCCTGCTTCTGACCGTCAGTCCAGCGAGTGCCGCCGAGTTCGAGGGCGACTACGTCGTCACGGGCGAGATGGAAGGCGGTCGCGGCTACAAGGGGGTCGCCAGGGTCGCCAAGACCGGCGACACCTACACCATCGCCTGGAAGATCGGGCAAGAGAGCCATCTCGGCACCGGCATCCTGTCCGGCGGCCAGCTCTCCACGGTGTTCGTCGGCGCCGGTATTCCCGGCGTCGCGGTCTACCGCCGTTCGCCGGATGGCAAAGTTCTGGGCGTCTATACGCAGTTCGGCGGAACGCAGACGGCCATCGAGACCTGGGAACCCGTGCCGGCCGCCGAAGGCCAGTCCAGCCGCTGACCATATGCGGCTGGGTGAAATGGACCGGATGGGGAGGAGGTCGCCGGAAAGACGCCTCCAACCTCTCCGGGCCGGAAGCCCACGGGAATCGTCGCCGTCAGGCGATCACGGCGCTGACGGCGGGCGGCGCTTTGAGGGTCTGGTAGATCACGCAATACCGCTCGGTGAGCTTGATCAGCGTGGCCTTCTGCTCCTCGTCGAGGTCGCCCTCCAGTTCGAATCGCAGCCGCACTTCGCGGAAGCCGACGGGCGCGTCCTTGGCGACTCCGAGCGTTCCCCGGAAGTCCAGGTCGCCCTCGGCCAGCACACGCCCGCCAGAAACCGGAAGCTCCAGTGCTGTCGCCACGGCCTTCAACGTCACGCCCGCACAGGCGACCAGAGCCTCCAGCAGCATGTCGCCGGAACAGGCGAGGTTCCCAGGACCTCCAGTCGCCGGATGAAGGCCGGCTTCCACCAGGGCGCGGCCGGTGTCGACCTTGCAGACCAGGGCGTCGCTGTCCAAATCCCCGCTGGCCCGCAATGTGAGAACGGCAGCGTCCGGCGCGTCCTTGTATTTCTGCTTCAAAGGCGCCTGAAGGGAACGCAGCTCCTCTGCCTTCATCATCTCTCTCCCTGTCTGTTTTTGGTGAATTCGAGTATCGGCCGGCTATCCCCCCACGGCCCTGCTGGCCTTCATACAACAGCATCAAAGGGCCGTTCCGCTTCCTCGAAGGATATGCTAGGCCATTGGTCGTACCCGAGCGGACGAGTTGCCGCCCGAACTTGAATGCGTTAACCAGTTTGAGACTTGTTCGGTGGATAAAACATCAGCCGATACGCACTCTAAGATAGTGACCGTCCTGGTCGCTTGGACCTGATGCGAACGGACCGCCCACTCGTCATGGACCCCGAAGGTTCCACCTCATCCGGCAGCCCCCGAACCCGCATAATGATTGTGGAGGATGACGCGCTTGTCGGCTTGGGAATCAAGCTGACCGTCACCGAACTCGGGTACGATGTGGTCGGCATTGCCGCGTCCGAACCGGAAGCGATCAAGCTGGCGGATCAGACGCATCCGCGGCTTGCGCTGATGGACATCAGGCTGCGCGGACCGGTGGACGGCATCGATACGGCGCGCCGGTTGCGCTCGGAATACAACATCCGCTCCATCTACCTGTCCGCCTATGCGGACGAACCGACCTTGAGCCGCGTCGCACAGACCTACCCTCTGGGTTTCGTGCAGAAGCCCTATTCGGCCAACCAGCTGAAATCCGCCTTGGAACTCGCCGTGCGCAGATTGGGCGACGGCGGAGAGCCTTCCTGACCGAGGCATTTCCGTTCACCGGTCTTCGTCTCTCCCTTGTCACGGGCGGAGATGAACAATCAAGGGCGGCAGCAGCGCGATATTTTGCCTTTCCCCGTGTTTAGGTGGCGTGAGGGCGCTATGAGCCGCTGAACGGCCGCATAGCGTCAAAAGAACGAAAAGACTGCCACCTCTCGGGATTAAGGAGATCACGATGCGTGCGAAGCTCTTGGCCATTTCGAGCGTGCTCGTCCTCGGACTGGCCGCTTGCGGCGACGACACGAATACCGCGGACACCGAAGCCGTTGAGCCGCCCGCCGCTACGTCGGAAGCGCCTCCGGCCGAGCCTGCCGCACCGCCGCCGGTCGAGGAGCCGGAAGTCGCCGGCCCGACGGGTGCGACCGAGACCGAAGATCCGAACGTGACCACCTTCGGCGGTGGCCCCGGCCCGACGACCACGACGGGCGGCGAGGCCCCGGACCCGGCTGCTCCTCCGGAGGAGATGGAGGAGGAGCCCGCCACGACCCCGCCGGCGGGCGGCGGTCAGTAATCACTGCCAGGCAGGCGAATGCCCGGGCGGCAGCCTCAGCCGCCCGGCGCATCGTCGATACGGCCCCGGACCTGTTCCGTCACTCAGGCGGAACCGGCCGGGGTTTCCTGTCTTCTCCGATGGCGACGAAGGTGAAGACGCCTTCCGTCACCTTGTACCCATCGGGATTTCCCCAGGCCCGCACCCAGGTCTCGATCAGGACCTTGATCGAGGTATTTCCGACCTTCAGGATGCGGCAGTAGCAGTTCACCTCATCGCCCAGGCTGATCGGACGGTGGAACTTCATCGCCTCGATCCCGACGGTGGCCACCTTGCCCTTGGCGCGCTTCGCGGCCACGGCGCCCCCGGCGAGATCCATCTGCGACAGCACCCAGCCGCCGAAGACGTCGCCATTGCCGTTCAGGTCGCGCGGCATGGTGAAGGTGCGGAGGGCCGGCGCTTCGTTCTCGAAGTCCGGAGCGCCCTGCGACGTCGCATCGCCGCGTTCGGTCTGGTCCATTTTCTCCTCTTGGATCAATAAGCTACAAAATCTTGTAGGCGGCCCTAGGCCCGTATACCGCACCTATTGAAGTGTATATGTGGCGGCGCATATAATGTGCCGTATGAGCGACCTTTTCCAGAATACCGCCCGCAAGCAGGACAGCTATTCCGCCGAGGACATCGAGGTTCTTGAGGGGCTGGAACCCGTGCGCCGACGGCCCGGCATGTATATCGGCGGGACCGACGAGCGTGCGCTGCACCACCTTGCCGCTGAAATCCTCGACAACGCCATGGACGAGGCCGTGGCCGGCCATGCCAGCCGCATCGACCTCGAACTCGGCGCGGATGGCAGCATCACCGTGCGCGACAACGGCCGCGGCATCCCGGTCGATGAGCATCCGAAATATCCCGGCAAGTCGGCGCTCGAGGTGATCTTCACCACGCTGCACTCCGGCGGCAAATTCTCGGGCAAGGTTTACGCCACCTCGGGCGGCCTGCACGGCGTCGGCTCCGCCGTCGTGAATGCCCTGTCCGACCGGCTGCATGTGGAGGTCGCGCGCGACCGCCAGCTCTTCACCCAGACTTACAGCCGCGGTGTTCCGCTGGGACCGCTGGTCAATGTCGGCCCGGTGCACAACCGACGCGGCACGGTGGTGAGCTTCCACCCCGACGCGGACATCTTCGGCGAGGGCGCGACCTTCAAGCCGGAGCGGCTGTACCGCATGGTCCGCTCCAAGGCCTATCTCTACCGTGGCGTGGAGATCCGCTGGAGCTGCGATCCGGCGCTGCTGTCCGCCGACAGCGCCGTGCCGGCCGCGGAGACGCTGCACTTCCCTAACGGTCTGCTGGATTATCTGAACGGGGCGCTGAAGGACCGGGCCACGGTCACCCCCTCCCCCTTCGCGGGCGAGGCGACCTTCCCGAACGAGGCCGGCCGGGTCGAGTGGGCGGTCGCCTGGCCCGATGACGACGAGGGCTTCAGCCACACCTACTGCAACACCATCCCGACACCGCTCGGCGGAACGCATGAGGTGGGCCTGCGCTCCGCGCTGACCCGCGCGCTGAAGGGCTATGGGGAGATGGTGCAGAACAAGCGCGCCGCCTCCATCACCGCCGACGATGTGATGGACGGCGCCACGGTGCTGCTGTCCGTCTTCGTGCGCGATCCGCAGTTCCAGGGCCAGACCAAGGAACGCCTGGTCAGCCCGGAGGCGAGCCGCCTGACCGACGTGGCGATCAAGGACCATTTCGATCACTGGCTCTCCGCCAACGCCGCGTCCGCCAAGGCCCTGATCGAGCGGCTGGTCGAGAAGGCCGAGGAGCGCGCGCGCCGCAAGGCGCAGAAGGAAACGGCGCGCAAGACGGCGACCCGCCGCCTGCGCCTGCCCGGCAAGCTGGCCGACTGCGCCCGTCAGACCGCGGACAACACGGAAATCTTCATCGTCGAGGGTGATTCGGCCGGCGGCTCCGCCAAGCAGGCCCGCAACCGGGAAACCCAGGCGATCCTGCCCCTGCGCGGCAAGATCCTGAATGTCGCCAGCGCCTCCATCGAGAAGCTGCGCGCCAATCAGGAGCTGTCCGATCTGGTGCTGGCGCTCGGCTGCGGCGCTGGCAAGGACTTCAGTGCCGACCGGCTGCGCTATGAGCGGGTCATCATCATGACCGACGCCGATGTGGACGGCGCGCACATCGCCAGCCTGCTGATGACCTTCTTCTATCGTGAGATGCCGCAGCTCATCCAGCAAGGGCACCTGTATCTGGCATTGCCGCCGCTCTATCGTCTGGCTGCCGGCAATCTGGTCCGCTATGCCCGCGACGACGCCCATAAGGACGAGTTGATGGCCGGCGAGTTCAAGAATGCGCGCGGCAAGGTCGAGATCAGCCGCTTCAAGGGCCTGGGTGAAATGCCGGCGTCCCAGCTCAAGGAAACCACCATGGACCCGTCCAAGCGGTCCTTGCTGCGGGTGGTTGTCCCGGACCTGAAGGACCCGGACGAAAAGGACGACGCCGACGCCACGAAGGAGTTGGTGGAGAGCCTGATGGGCCGCAAGGCGGAACTCCGCTTCAAGTTCATCACGGAGAACGCCAAGTTCGCGCAGGATCTGGACGTCTGATCCCCGTTTCCCCGAACCCGACGACCCGGCGTGATGCGATGGATGCCCCTGCCCGCCTCGCCATCCGGCCCGAGGAGCCAGAGGACCAGGAAACGATTCGTCTCCTGGTGACCGAGGCGTTCGGCCGGGACGGAGAGGCAGAGCTTGTGGACGGCCTCAGGCGCGACGGCGATCTCGTCCTCTCGCTGCTCGCGACGGATCAGGAGGGCAGCCTGTGCGGCCATCTGGCCCTGTCACGGCTCAAATCGCCGGAAAATGCCCTGGCGCTCGCCCCGGTCGCAGTTTCGCCGCCATTCCAGCGCCGGGGCATCGGCAGCCGTCTTGTCCGCGCCGCCCTGACCCGGGCGCAGCAGCAGGGCTTTTCCATCGTCTTCGTGCTCGGCGACCCTGCTTACTACACTCGTTTCGGTTTCACGGCCCAGGCCGCAGAGCTGTTTTCCAGCCCCTATTCCGGCCCGTGCTTCATGGCGCTTCGCCTGAACGGGCAGTCCAATGAGCCTTCGCCGGTTATTTACGCCGATGCCTTCGGCCGGCTGGGCTGAGCTTTCTCTGAAAGCGACCGTTCGGGACCGTGACGGATCGTCGGATCGGGGCTAGCCTTGACGGGTCCCCACTTGACCAGGACCGGACCGATGCTGCTCACCTCCGCTTCCCGTCTCGCCATCATCGACGTGCAGGCAAAGCTTCTGGCTGCGGTGCATGATCATGAGCGCGTGTTGCAGCGCTGCCGTGTCCTGGCGGAGGCGGCGCGGGTTCTTTCCGTGCCCGCCGTGGCAACGGAACAGAACCCGGCCGGGATCGGCCCGACCGTGGAGACGTTGGCGGAACTGGTGCCGGTCCGCTACGGAAAAACCACCTTCAGCTCGGCGGAAGATCCTGCGTTCCTGGCATGGGCTCAGTCCGGCGGCACAGTGGTGCTCTGCGGGACGGAGGCGCATATCTGCGTCCTCCAGACGGCGCTGGGCCTGCGGGCCAAGGGGATCGAGGTGTCCATGGTCGCCGACGCCACCGGGTCCCGCGATCCGGCGAACAAGGATGCCGCGCTGGCACGCGCGGCCCGCCATGGGGTCGATGTCGTCACAGCGGAGATGGTGCTGTTCGAATGGCTCGGCCGTTACGATCGGCCGGAATTCAAGCAGCTCCTGCCCCTGATCAAGGCGCTGGGCTGAAAGACGCCGGACCGACGGAC comes from the Indioceanicola profundi genome and includes:
- a CDS encoding isochorismatase family protein; the encoded protein is MLLTSASRLAIIDVQAKLLAAVHDHERVLQRCRVLAEAARVLSVPAVATEQNPAGIGPTVETLAELVPVRYGKTTFSSAEDPAFLAWAQSGGTVVLCGTEAHICVLQTALGLRAKGIEVSMVADATGSRDPANKDAALARAARHGVDVVTAEMVLFEWLGRYDRPEFKQLLPLIKALG
- a CDS encoding GNAT family N-acetyltransferase, with the protein product MDAPARLAIRPEEPEDQETIRLLVTEAFGRDGEAELVDGLRRDGDLVLSLLATDQEGSLCGHLALSRLKSPENALALAPVAVSPPFQRRGIGSRLVRAALTRAQQQGFSIVFVLGDPAYYTRFGFTAQAAELFSSPYSGPCFMALRLNGQSNEPSPVIYADAFGRLG